One window from the genome of Micropterus dolomieu isolate WLL.071019.BEF.003 ecotype Adirondacks unplaced genomic scaffold, ASM2129224v1 contig_9294, whole genome shotgun sequence encodes:
- the LOC123965333 gene encoding ankyrin repeat and SOCS box protein 2-like: protein MSLSLAACERSNAAMVAALLNHGAEVNTHCIQGWTALQEAVCRNNVEICEMLLKAGAKHNLTNMYGIAPLFTAAQSGQVATLRFLLKHGADINSQAGDGATALYEAAKNGHEEIVELLLSQNADANKPGKTGLLPLHIAAQRGSDTTVSMLIPATSKARVRRTGISPLHLAAERNRDTVLETLIEAGFDVNAQLSEERSKLYEDRRSTPLYFAVINNNIDAVRMLLAAGADPNLDVFRPLMVAARLGCIQTVTLLVEHGADINACIPTHPTTFPAIYMFSMKYLPMFKYLLDHGGHALPCFDCVYGSRTHPPLKTTHPERDNLRYTDRRLSDTQQMSSVQFCEMISAPSICRWAGPIIDILLDYVGHVTLCSRLMEHLDSYSGWSAIKDKA from the exons ATGTCTTTGTCATTGGCGG CCTGCGAGAGGAGCAATGCTGCGATGGTGGCGGCTTTGTTGAACCACGGTGCAGAGGTGAACACTCACTGTATCCAAGGTTGGACCGCCCTGCAGGAAGCAGTGTGTCGAAACAATGTGGAGATTTGTGAGATGCTGCTGAAGGCCGGGGCCAAACACAACCTCACCAACATGTATGGCATTGCACCGCTGTTCACCGCAGCTCAGAGCGGGCAGGTCGCCACGCTGCGCTTCCTGCTCAAACACG GTGCAGACATTAACAGTCAGGCTGGAGATGGAGCCACCGCTCTGTATGAAGCTGCTAAAAATGGACATGAAGAAATCGTGGAGCTTCTACTCTCTCAGAACGCTGACGCCAACAAACCTGGAAAGACCGGGTTATTACCACTTCATATCGCCGCCCAGAGAGGAAGTGACAC CACGGTCTCCATGTTGATCCCAGCCACCAGTAAGGCCAGAGTCCGGCGGACCGGCATCAGCCCACTCCACCTTGCTGCTGAGCGTAATCGTGACACTGTCCTGGAGACTCTGATTGAGGCGGGCTTCGATGTAAACGCTCAGCTGTCTGAAGAACGATCAAAGCTGTACGAGGACCGCCGCAGCACGCCGCTCTACTTTGCtgtcatcaacaacaacatcgATGCGGTGCGCATGCTCCTGGCAGCTGGTGCTGACCCAAACCTGGATGTGTTCAGGCCGCTGATGGTGGCAGCGAGGCTGGGCTGCATCCAGACCGTGACCCTGCTGGTGGAGCACGGAGCTGACATCAACGCTTGCATCCCCACACACCCCACCACCTTCCCTGCCATCTACATGTTCTCCATGAAGTACCTGCCCATGTTCAAGTACCTGCTGGACCATGGAGGCCATGCCCTGCCCTGCTTCGACTGTGTCTACGGCAGCCGAACCCATCCACCCCTCAAAACCACCCACCCAGAGAGGGACAACCTCCGCTACACCGACAGACGCCTGTCAGACACGCAGCAAATGAGTAGTGTTCAG TTCTGTGAGATGATATCAGCCCCCAGCATCTGTCGGTGGGCTGGGCCAATCATTGACATCCTATTGGACTACGTTGGTCACGTGACTCTCTGCTCCAGACTCATGGAACACCTGGATAGTTACTCCGGCTGGAGCGCAATCAAGGACAAAGCAG